One genomic region from Vitis riparia cultivar Riparia Gloire de Montpellier isolate 1030 chromosome 17, EGFV_Vit.rip_1.0, whole genome shotgun sequence encodes:
- the LOC117934415 gene encoding probable adenylate kinase 7, mitochondrial isoform X2, protein MAGLCRLKLAAPLLLHLRRLTLSRSFGAAAAAQPQFNVDYHRESEYEPLRGSAAASMVDSEGSAPSRGVQWVFIGNPGAKKHVYAGKLSKLLQVPHISIASLVRQDLHPRSSLYEQIANAVNNGKLVPENVIFGLLSERLEAGYYRGECGFILDGIPRSVSQAEILDQLAVIDLVVNFKCADDFFVKDRESGISSHCNECCSTNNSDSVTLDIPTRPVQAKIAKSVTTSKEGAWKGTVRVYLEQHLRGENGRVVMALYEGNCFQISPI, encoded by the exons ATGGCGGGACTCTGCCGCCTGAAATTGGCGGCGCCACTGCTGCTCCACCTTCGGAGACTCACTCTCAGCCGATCTTTCGGTGCAGCCGCAGCAGCTCAACCACAATTCAACGTCGATTACCATCGCGAGAGCGAGTACGAGCCTCTCCGTGGATCGGCTGCGGCGTCGATGGTAGATTCTGAAGGTTCGGCGCCGAGCAGAGGAGTGCAGTGGGTGTTCATAGGAAACCCCGGCGCAAAGAAGCACGTGTACGCAGGGAAACTCTCAAAGCTTCTACAGGTTCCTCACATTTCAATCGCGAGCCTCGTTCGGCAAGATCTTCATCCTCGTTCTTCACTTTACGAACAG ATTGCAAATGCAGTGAACAACGGTAAACTTGTTCCGGAGAATGTCATATTTGGATTGTTGTCGGAGAGGCTGGAAGCTGGATATTACAGGGGTGAGTGCGGGTTCATTCTTGATGGAATTCCTCGATCTGTGAGCCAAGCG GAGATCCTCGACCAACTTGCTGTCATTGATCTGGTTGTGAATTTTAAATGCGCTGATGATTTCTTCGTTAAAGACCGAGAAAGTGGCATTTCTTCCCATTGTAATGAATGTTGTAGCACAAACAACTCTGATTCTGTAACCCTGGACATTCCCACAAGGCCTGTTCAAGCAAAAATTGCAAAATCAGTCACTACTAGCAAGGAAGGTGCTTGGAAGGGAACAGTTCGGGTCTATTTGGAGCAG CATTTGAGAGGTGAAAATGGAAGAGTGGTAATGGCCCTTTATGAAGGCAATTGTTTTCAGATAAGCCCCATTTGA
- the LOC117934415 gene encoding probable adenylate kinase 7, mitochondrial isoform X1, whose amino-acid sequence MAGLCRLKLAAPLLLHLRRLTLSRSFGAAAAAQPQFNVDYHRESEYEPLRGSAAASMVDSEGSAPSRGVQWVFIGNPGAKKHVYAGKLSKLLQVPHISIASLVRQDLHPRSSLYEQIANAVNNGKLVPENVIFGLLSERLEAGYYRGECGFILDGIPRSVSQAEILDQLAVIDLVVNFKCADDFFVKDRESGISSHCNECCSTNNSDSVTLDIPTRPVQAKIAKSVTTSKEGAWKGTVRVYLEQIKPLEDYYRKQKKLLNFQVGNAPGETWKGLLAALHLKHVDA is encoded by the exons ATGGCGGGACTCTGCCGCCTGAAATTGGCGGCGCCACTGCTGCTCCACCTTCGGAGACTCACTCTCAGCCGATCTTTCGGTGCAGCCGCAGCAGCTCAACCACAATTCAACGTCGATTACCATCGCGAGAGCGAGTACGAGCCTCTCCGTGGATCGGCTGCGGCGTCGATGGTAGATTCTGAAGGTTCGGCGCCGAGCAGAGGAGTGCAGTGGGTGTTCATAGGAAACCCCGGCGCAAAGAAGCACGTGTACGCAGGGAAACTCTCAAAGCTTCTACAGGTTCCTCACATTTCAATCGCGAGCCTCGTTCGGCAAGATCTTCATCCTCGTTCTTCACTTTACGAACAG ATTGCAAATGCAGTGAACAACGGTAAACTTGTTCCGGAGAATGTCATATTTGGATTGTTGTCGGAGAGGCTGGAAGCTGGATATTACAGGGGTGAGTGCGGGTTCATTCTTGATGGAATTCCTCGATCTGTGAGCCAAGCG GAGATCCTCGACCAACTTGCTGTCATTGATCTGGTTGTGAATTTTAAATGCGCTGATGATTTCTTCGTTAAAGACCGAGAAAGTGGCATTTCTTCCCATTGTAATGAATGTTGTAGCACAAACAACTCTGATTCTGTAACCCTGGACATTCCCACAAGGCCTGTTCAAGCAAAAATTGCAAAATCAGTCACTACTAGCAAGGAAGGTGCTTGGAAGGGAACAGTTCGGGTCTATTTGGAGCAG ATCAAGCCACTAGAAGATTACTACAGAAAACAGAAGAAGCTTCTCAACTTTCAAGTAGGCAATGCACCTGGGGAAACCTGGAAAGGGCTATTGGCCGCATTACATCTCAAGCATGTAGATGCTTAG
- the LOC117904964 gene encoding argininosuccinate synthase, chloroplastic isoform X1, which translates to MLCISCNSLTSHNWKERELCLEATMAQLQAISSYSSTDLLFRRPKLESSPYHDKLYWWRKLPFVPEQLGTRGSGINGQAIVHNNGSLFQNLTRVHSNQAIRAVVSSEKETVTSGASNSGLRGKLNKVVLAYSGGLDTSVIVPWLRENYGCEVVCFTADVGQGIKELEGLEEKAKASGACQLVVKDLKEEFVKDYIFPCLRAGAIYERKYLLGTSMARPVIAKAMVDVAKEVGADAVSHGCTGKGNDQVRFELTFFALNPELNVVAPWREWEIRGREDAIEYAKKHNVPVPVTKKSIYSRDRNLWHLSHEGDILEDPENEPKNDMYMMSVDPEHAPDQPEYIEIGMVSGLPVSVNGEELSPASLLSKLNEIGGRHGIGRIDMVENRLVGMKSRGVYETPGGTILFTAARELESLTLDRESIQQKDSLALKYAELVYAGRWFDPLRESIDAFMKKITETTTGSVRLKLYKGSVTVAGLKSPYSLYRQDISSFESGQIYDQADAAGFIRLYGLPMKVRAMLEKGI; encoded by the exons ATGCTATGTATAAGCTGCAATTCTCTGACTAGTCACAACTGGAAAGAACGAGAGCTCTGTTTGGAGGCTACAATGGCTCAGTTGCAGGCTATTTCTTCGTATTCCTCGACCGATCTCCTTTTCCGTCGACCCAAACTAG agTCATCTCCTTATCATGATAAGTTGTACTGGTGGAGGAAGTTGCCATTTGTCCCAGAG CAGCTAGGGACAAGGGGGAGTGGGATTAACGGGCAGGCCATTGTTCATAACAATGGAAGTCTTTTCCAAAATCTTACTCGAGTTCATAGCAATCAAG CTATTCGAGCCGTTGTAAGCAGTGAGAAGGAGACCGTCACGTCGGGTGCTTCAAATAGTGGTTTACGTGGAAAATTGAATAAAGTGGTTCTGGCCTATAGTGGTGGCTTGGACACTTCTGTTATTGTCCCCTGGCTGAG GGAAAATTATGGCTGCGAGGTTGTTTGCTTCACTGCAGATGTTGGTCAA GGTATAAAGGAATTAGAGGGTTTGGAAGAAAAGGCCAAGGCAAGTGGGGCTTGCCAATTAGTGGTGAAGGATTTAAAGGAGGAGTTTGTGAAAGATTACATATTTCCTTGTCTACGAGCTGGTGCAATCTATGAAAGGAAGTACTTGCTAGGAACCTCAATGGCTCGCCCAGTAATTGCAAAG GCCATGGTTGATGTAGCTAAAGAAGTTGGAGCCGATGCTGTTTCTCATGGATGCACAGGGAAAGGAAATGACCAG GTCCGGTTTGAGCTTACTTTCTTTGCTCTAAATCCTGAACTCAATGTAGTAGCTCCTTGGAGGGAATGGGAAATTAGAGGGAGAGAAGATGCTATTGAATATGCAAAGAAACATAATGTGCCTGTTCCAGTGACCAAGAAATCAATTTATAGCAGAGATAGGAATCTGTGGCACCTCAGCCACGAG GGAGACATTTTGGAAGACCCAGAGAACGAGCCAAAGAATGATATGTACATGATGTCTGTTGACCCAGAACATGCTCCTGACCAGCCTGA ATACATAGAAATTGGGATGGTTTCAGGCCTTCCTGTGTCGGTCAATGGGGAGGAGCTCTCTCCAGCATCTCTTCTATCTAAGCTAAATGAAATTGGTGGAAGACATGGAATTGGGCGTATTGACATGGTTGAAAACAGGCTTGTTGGAATGAAAAGCCGCGGAGTCTATGAAACCCCTGGTGGAACCATTCTTTTCACTGCTGCCCGTGAACTGGAATCTCTAACTCTTGATCGTGAATCAATTCAACAGAAAGACTCACTCGCTCTTAAGTATGCAGAACTGGTGTATGCAGGCAGGTGGTTTGACCCACTTCGCGAGTCCATAGATGCTTTCATGAAGAAGATCACAGAAACTACAACTGGGTCTGTGAGGCTCAAACTCTACAAAGGATCTGTCACTGTTGCTGGTCTCAAAAGCCCCTACAGCCTCTACAGGCAAGATATTTCATCGTTTGAGAGCGGGCAGATCTATGATCAGGCTGATGCTGCTGGATTCATTCGGCTCTATGGTCTTCCAATGAAGGTGAGAGCAATGCTTGAGAAGGGTATTTGA
- the LOC117904964 gene encoding argininosuccinate synthase, chloroplastic isoform X2, with translation MLCISCNSLTSHNWKERELCLEATMAQLQAISSYSSTDLLFRRPKLESSPYHDKLYWWRKLPFVPELGTRGSGINGQAIVHNNGSLFQNLTRVHSNQAIRAVVSSEKETVTSGASNSGLRGKLNKVVLAYSGGLDTSVIVPWLRENYGCEVVCFTADVGQGIKELEGLEEKAKASGACQLVVKDLKEEFVKDYIFPCLRAGAIYERKYLLGTSMARPVIAKAMVDVAKEVGADAVSHGCTGKGNDQVRFELTFFALNPELNVVAPWREWEIRGREDAIEYAKKHNVPVPVTKKSIYSRDRNLWHLSHEGDILEDPENEPKNDMYMMSVDPEHAPDQPEYIEIGMVSGLPVSVNGEELSPASLLSKLNEIGGRHGIGRIDMVENRLVGMKSRGVYETPGGTILFTAARELESLTLDRESIQQKDSLALKYAELVYAGRWFDPLRESIDAFMKKITETTTGSVRLKLYKGSVTVAGLKSPYSLYRQDISSFESGQIYDQADAAGFIRLYGLPMKVRAMLEKGI, from the exons ATGCTATGTATAAGCTGCAATTCTCTGACTAGTCACAACTGGAAAGAACGAGAGCTCTGTTTGGAGGCTACAATGGCTCAGTTGCAGGCTATTTCTTCGTATTCCTCGACCGATCTCCTTTTCCGTCGACCCAAACTAG agTCATCTCCTTATCATGATAAGTTGTACTGGTGGAGGAAGTTGCCATTTGTCCCAGAG CTAGGGACAAGGGGGAGTGGGATTAACGGGCAGGCCATTGTTCATAACAATGGAAGTCTTTTCCAAAATCTTACTCGAGTTCATAGCAATCAAG CTATTCGAGCCGTTGTAAGCAGTGAGAAGGAGACCGTCACGTCGGGTGCTTCAAATAGTGGTTTACGTGGAAAATTGAATAAAGTGGTTCTGGCCTATAGTGGTGGCTTGGACACTTCTGTTATTGTCCCCTGGCTGAG GGAAAATTATGGCTGCGAGGTTGTTTGCTTCACTGCAGATGTTGGTCAA GGTATAAAGGAATTAGAGGGTTTGGAAGAAAAGGCCAAGGCAAGTGGGGCTTGCCAATTAGTGGTGAAGGATTTAAAGGAGGAGTTTGTGAAAGATTACATATTTCCTTGTCTACGAGCTGGTGCAATCTATGAAAGGAAGTACTTGCTAGGAACCTCAATGGCTCGCCCAGTAATTGCAAAG GCCATGGTTGATGTAGCTAAAGAAGTTGGAGCCGATGCTGTTTCTCATGGATGCACAGGGAAAGGAAATGACCAG GTCCGGTTTGAGCTTACTTTCTTTGCTCTAAATCCTGAACTCAATGTAGTAGCTCCTTGGAGGGAATGGGAAATTAGAGGGAGAGAAGATGCTATTGAATATGCAAAGAAACATAATGTGCCTGTTCCAGTGACCAAGAAATCAATTTATAGCAGAGATAGGAATCTGTGGCACCTCAGCCACGAG GGAGACATTTTGGAAGACCCAGAGAACGAGCCAAAGAATGATATGTACATGATGTCTGTTGACCCAGAACATGCTCCTGACCAGCCTGA ATACATAGAAATTGGGATGGTTTCAGGCCTTCCTGTGTCGGTCAATGGGGAGGAGCTCTCTCCAGCATCTCTTCTATCTAAGCTAAATGAAATTGGTGGAAGACATGGAATTGGGCGTATTGACATGGTTGAAAACAGGCTTGTTGGAATGAAAAGCCGCGGAGTCTATGAAACCCCTGGTGGAACCATTCTTTTCACTGCTGCCCGTGAACTGGAATCTCTAACTCTTGATCGTGAATCAATTCAACAGAAAGACTCACTCGCTCTTAAGTATGCAGAACTGGTGTATGCAGGCAGGTGGTTTGACCCACTTCGCGAGTCCATAGATGCTTTCATGAAGAAGATCACAGAAACTACAACTGGGTCTGTGAGGCTCAAACTCTACAAAGGATCTGTCACTGTTGCTGGTCTCAAAAGCCCCTACAGCCTCTACAGGCAAGATATTTCATCGTTTGAGAGCGGGCAGATCTATGATCAGGCTGATGCTGCTGGATTCATTCGGCTCTATGGTCTTCCAATGAAGGTGAGAGCAATGCTTGAGAAGGGTATTTGA